In the Rhizobium sp. CB3090 genome, one interval contains:
- a CDS encoding DNA-3-methyladenine glycosylase, translating into MHIIRGEDDIKQGLAALVDLDPRLRQIVSEAGPVPLRLREPGFEGLAHIIVSQVVSRASADAIWGRMMARMGKVTAEAYHGLEPDAWRGFGLSRIKHDTLARVADAVVSGGLGLHSLSAESPEKALSELTAIKGIGPWTAEVYLMFCGGHADVFPVGDVALQAAVGMAFGHEVRPLPKALAREAAVWMPWRSVAARLFWAYYAVKTRRDALPID; encoded by the coding sequence ATGCACATCATCCGCGGCGAAGACGATATCAAGCAAGGGCTGGCGGCGCTGGTCGATCTCGACCCGCGCCTGCGACAGATTGTCTCCGAGGCGGGTCCGGTGCCGCTGCGTCTGCGCGAACCGGGCTTCGAGGGGCTGGCCCATATCATCGTGTCGCAGGTCGTGTCGCGGGCGAGCGCCGATGCGATCTGGGGGCGGATGATGGCGAGGATGGGGAAGGTGACCGCCGAGGCCTATCACGGGCTGGAACCGGATGCCTGGCGCGGCTTTGGTCTGTCGCGAATCAAGCACGACACGCTGGCGCGCGTTGCCGACGCCGTGGTCAGCGGCGGCCTCGGCCTTCACTCGCTGAGTGCCGAAAGCCCGGAAAAGGCGCTTTCCGAGCTGACCGCCATCAAGGGAATCGGTCCCTGGACGGCGGAGGTCTATCTGATGTTCTGCGGCGGTCACGCAGATGTGTTTCCGGTCGGTGATGTGGCCTTGCAGGCGGCTGTCGGCATGGCTTTCGGGCATGAGGTCCGGCCCTTGCCCAAGGCTTTGGCCAGGGAAGCGGCGGTATGGATGCCCTGGCGCTCGGTCGCTGCCCGGCTTTTCTGGGCCTATTACGCCGTCAAGACCCGGCGCGACGCGCTGCCTATCGATTGA
- a CDS encoding methyltransferase domain-containing protein: protein MITVPFEARRFQSTAADYLRYRIPYPDSLIARVAEQSGLKAGDHVLDLGCGPGQLGIAFARLRGAAVTAMDPEPEMLAAAEAGAKEAGVEITLRQGSSYDLGPDIGRLHLCVMGRSFHWMDRPATLAALDRLIEPGGAVVLFHDRQVLATPDWRSIVDRLAETFSPERHEQRLLRKSKAWAPHEAVLLASPFRNLERIGIVSEYQRDIDDIVGRVFSMSSTSPQALGDKLADFEAALRAELLETAPDGKITEIVESNGLLAFRG from the coding sequence ATGATCACAGTTCCCTTCGAAGCGCGGCGCTTTCAGTCGACCGCGGCCGACTACCTGCGCTATCGCATCCCCTATCCGGACAGCCTGATCGCCCGTGTCGCCGAGCAAAGCGGCCTGAAGGCCGGCGACCATGTGCTTGACCTCGGCTGCGGCCCGGGACAGCTCGGGATCGCGTTTGCGCGGCTTCGGGGCGCTGCCGTCACTGCCATGGACCCCGAGCCGGAAATGCTCGCCGCAGCCGAAGCCGGGGCGAAAGAAGCCGGTGTCGAGATTACCCTGCGTCAAGGGTCCTCCTACGATCTCGGGCCGGATATCGGCAGGCTGCATCTCTGCGTCATGGGCCGCTCCTTCCACTGGATGGATCGCCCGGCGACACTTGCGGCCCTCGACAGGCTGATCGAACCCGGCGGCGCGGTCGTGCTGTTCCATGACCGACAGGTGCTGGCGACCCCGGATTGGCGCAGCATCGTAGATAGACTGGCGGAAACTTTTTCGCCGGAGCGACATGAGCAGCGCTTGCTGAGGAAGAGCAAGGCATGGGCGCCGCATGAGGCAGTGCTCCTCGCCTCGCCCTTCCGCAATCTCGAGCGCATCGGCATCGTCAGCGAATATCAGAGGGATATCGACGATATCGTCGGCCGCGTCTTCTCGATGTCCTCCACATCGCCGCAAGCGCTCGGCGACAAGCTTGCCGATTTCGAGGCGGCATTGCGCGCCGAGCTGCTGGAAACGGCCCCCGACGGCAAAATCACTGAGATCGTCGAATCGAACGGCCTGCTCGCTTTCCGCGGCTGA
- a CDS encoding FRG domain-containing protein, whose protein sequence is MKISRFSDFIKAIEKFRAGRVAVNELWYRGHSAESYLLEPFIHRGRKPEDRNDIATMESAVYDEFLRRSPLFDAHRRDQWDLLFLMQHYRAPTRLLDWTASPLIALYFALMSGNSKENSVVWCFDPAAWNGVVLDDIKEPPRIFTTDDGLVKQYHPTFKEKSNRNEPLAIQGIMNNPRINAQKGRFVIFAPQPAPLENFAQDYRVKPTILTKLIIDKSMKPQMLSDLESYGITYSTIFPDLEGLAIEIRRRHGGAHV, encoded by the coding sequence ATGAAAATATCCCGCTTTAGCGATTTCATTAAAGCCATCGAAAAGTTTCGGGCAGGTCGCGTTGCCGTAAATGAGCTTTGGTATCGGGGACACAGTGCAGAGAGCTATTTGCTCGAGCCGTTCATTCACCGTGGCCGCAAGCCGGAGGACAGAAATGACATCGCGACGATGGAAAGTGCGGTCTACGATGAATTCTTAAGGAGATCTCCTCTTTTTGATGCGCATCGGCGTGATCAATGGGATCTGCTTTTCTTAATGCAGCATTATAGAGCGCCCACAAGGCTGTTGGACTGGACCGCTAGTCCACTTATCGCGCTCTACTTTGCTTTGATGTCAGGAAATTCGAAGGAAAATTCAGTCGTATGGTGCTTCGACCCGGCGGCATGGAATGGAGTAGTACTGGATGATATCAAAGAGCCGCCGCGTATTTTTACCACTGATGACGGCTTGGTAAAGCAATATCACCCAACGTTTAAGGAAAAAAGCAATCGCAATGAGCCATTGGCTATTCAGGGAATCATGAACAATCCACGTATAAACGCGCAAAAAGGTCGGTTTGTGATTTTTGCGCCCCAACCAGCGCCTCTGGAGAATTTCGCTCAAGATTATCGTGTGAAGCCAACTATACTTACAAAGCTTATTATAGATAAGAGTATGAAGCCCCAGATGCTTTCTGATTTGGAAAGCTATGGCATAACTTATTCAACTATATTTCCGGATCTGGAAGGGCTGGCCATCGAGATAAGGCGCCGCCACGGAGGCGCACATGTTTGA
- a CDS encoding YqaA family protein has protein sequence MLRRLYDWTMSLARRKSAEVWLAIIAFVESSIFLVPADVLFLPMSLAKPERAWRYALTATVASVLGGVAGWALGYYAFEAIAKPILIFYGKLDAFNQMSAGVTYGWVVLLLVTSGLAHLPPIKVVTILSGVAHIDLGLFIISAIVARGARFFFLAFLLRRYGESIRHFIEKRLGQITMAAAAVLILLYILFHYVLAH, from the coding sequence ATGCTTCGTAGACTTTACGACTGGACCATGTCGCTGGCTCGCCGCAAATCGGCGGAAGTCTGGTTGGCCATTATCGCCTTCGTTGAAAGCTCGATCTTCCTCGTGCCCGCCGACGTTTTGTTCCTACCGATGTCGCTCGCAAAGCCCGAGCGTGCCTGGCGCTATGCGCTGACGGCGACGGTTGCCTCCGTGCTGGGCGGCGTTGCGGGCTGGGCGCTCGGCTATTACGCCTTCGAGGCCATCGCCAAGCCGATCCTGATCTTCTACGGCAAGCTCGACGCCTTCAACCAGATGAGCGCCGGCGTCACCTACGGGTGGGTCGTTCTGCTGCTCGTCACGTCGGGTCTGGCGCATCTGCCGCCGATCAAGGTGGTCACCATCCTGTCCGGCGTCGCCCATATCGATCTCGGCCTCTTCATCATCTCGGCCATCGTCGCCCGCGGCGCCCGCTTCTTTTTCCTCGCCTTTCTGCTGCGCCGCTATGGCGAATCGATCCGGCATTTCATCGAGAAGCGCCTGGGCCAGATCACCATGGCGGCCGCCGCCGTCCTCATTCTTCTCTATATCCTCTTCCATTATGTGCTGGCGCACTGA
- a CDS encoding HNH endonuclease: MTIAVSPQSLPALVLNADYRPLSYYPLSLWSWQDAIKAVFLDRVNIIAEYDQSVSSPSFSMRLPSVVCLKTYVQPSRNPAFTRFNVFLRDRFECQYCGNHDDLTFDHVIPRAHGGETTWENVVAACSPCNLRKGSKLPKQAGMFPAQKPYQPTVQDLHNNGRLFPPNYLHDSWLDYLYWDTELQP, from the coding sequence TTGACGATTGCAGTCTCACCGCAGTCCCTGCCAGCGCTCGTGCTGAACGCTGACTATCGGCCGCTGAGTTATTACCCTTTGTCGCTCTGGTCCTGGCAGGACGCGATCAAGGCGGTCTTCCTTGACCGTGTGAATATCATTGCTGAATACGATCAATCCGTATCGTCGCCGAGCTTCTCGATGCGGCTGCCAAGCGTCGTCTGCCTCAAGACTTACGTTCAGCCCTCCCGCAATCCGGCCTTCACCCGATTCAACGTCTTCCTGCGCGACCGGTTCGAGTGCCAATATTGCGGTAATCATGACGATCTGACTTTCGACCACGTCATCCCGCGCGCCCACGGCGGCGAGACGACCTGGGAAAATGTCGTCGCGGCTTGTTCGCCATGCAACCTGCGCAAGGGCAGCAAGCTACCGAAGCAGGCCGGCATGTTCCCGGCGCAGAAACCCTATCAGCCGACCGTGCAGGACCTGCACAACAACGGCCGCCTGTTTCCGCCGAACTATCTGCACGATAGCTGGCTCGACTATCTCTATTGGGATACGGAACTGCAGCCGTAA
- a CDS encoding disulfide bond formation protein B has translation MSKTLTSRAGLTYSALLAIGMIIVIGSALGFQYIGGYIPCALCLEQRQPYYYGIPVAIVAALTAVAGLPSWITRALLAIAGIMMVVGGGIGVYHAGVEWHFWAGPTTCSTSASSMTQNAGDLLNELSTIKGPSCTEAALRVLGLSMAGWNVIASVILAAIAFMGVKKAG, from the coding sequence ATGTCTAAGACCTTGACCTCTCGCGCCGGCCTCACCTATTCCGCGCTGCTTGCTATCGGCATGATCATCGTCATCGGCTCGGCGCTCGGCTTCCAATATATCGGCGGCTATATTCCTTGCGCGCTCTGCCTTGAGCAGCGCCAGCCCTATTATTACGGCATTCCCGTCGCGATCGTCGCCGCTCTAACGGCCGTCGCTGGCTTGCCCTCCTGGATCACCCGCGCGCTGCTCGCCATTGCCGGCATCATGATGGTGGTCGGCGGCGGCATCGGCGTCTATCACGCCGGCGTCGAATGGCACTTCTGGGCCGGCCCGACGACCTGCTCCACATCCGCCAGCAGCATGACGCAGAATGCCGGCGACCTGCTGAACGAACTCAGCACCATCAAAGGCCCGTCCTGCACGGAAGCGGCACTCCGCGTTCTCGGCTTGTCGATGGCAGGATGGAATGTGATCGCGAGTGTGATCCTGGCGGCGATTGCGTTTATGGGTGTGAAAAAGGCCGGTTGA
- a CDS encoding TetR/AcrR family transcriptional regulator yields MRVSREKFAENREKILAVAGELFREKGFDGIGVADIMKAAGLTHGGFYGHFESKDELACEASKALVARSQERWQQVVEGAPEAPRDALLTHYLSHRNVVEHGTGCVFAALTQEVSRYGPEMQSTFTNGLMGMAAILEEITPGETQEERRRKALADLSTMVGAVILARAMDTPALSEELLAATRQELASR; encoded by the coding sequence ATGAGAGTGAGCCGGGAAAAATTCGCTGAAAATCGCGAGAAGATCCTTGCTGTCGCAGGGGAGCTCTTTCGCGAGAAGGGTTTCGACGGCATCGGCGTCGCCGACATCATGAAGGCGGCCGGGCTGACGCATGGCGGCTTCTACGGCCATTTCGAATCGAAAGATGAGCTGGCTTGTGAAGCCAGCAAGGCGCTGGTGGCGCGCTCGCAGGAGCGCTGGCAGCAGGTGGTCGAGGGAGCACCGGAAGCGCCGCGCGATGCACTGCTCACGCATTATCTCTCGCATCGCAATGTCGTCGAACATGGCACCGGCTGCGTCTTTGCGGCGCTGACGCAGGAGGTCAGCCGCTACGGTCCGGAAATGCAGTCCACCTTCACCAACGGCCTGATGGGAATGGCGGCGATCCTCGAAGAGATCACGCCCGGAGAAACGCAGGAGGAGCGGCGGCGCAAGGCGCTTGCTGATCTCTCTACCATGGTCGGCGCGGTCATTCTCGCCCGCGCCATGGATACGCCGGCGCTTTCCGAAGAGCTTCTGGCCGCAACCCGGCAGGAGCTCGCTTCGCGTTAA
- a CDS encoding DUF262 domain-containing protein, which produces MFEIQHQQFKSARYWLTRRSQIDMNPPYQRKGGLWRIGDRQSLIDTMINGYDMPKLYFADFTTIKSELNSAGMRYAVVDGKQRLQAIFDFLSNEMPLSDSFVLEENPKLKLAGLYYRDIVEIAFPFAERVEEFPMPVVHVVTDDAARIRELFLRLNKGIVLTGPEKRNAMIGTVPSVIAEIAQHDFFVQCTSYKDDRGENQNNAAKILAFELQDDVTETKRVNLDKVVTDFANEHQKLEVAKLDAQQTLDKLAVVFGAKDKLLRSAGSVPAFYWFVRSIEVDQLRLVRPFLEAFYEELKEKTIAFLTSNDDIARYKGALRNINDRSSHLERVKILNSAYEEWLGIVKKPRSFEDDVLADPPSPGGGR; this is translated from the coding sequence ATGTTTGAGATTCAGCACCAACAATTCAAATCCGCACGCTACTGGCTTACCCGGCGGTCACAAATTGATATGAACCCGCCATATCAGCGCAAGGGGGGACTTTGGAGGATTGGTGATAGGCAATCGCTTATCGACACCATGATCAATGGCTATGATATGCCTAAGCTCTATTTTGCCGACTTCACGACAATTAAGTCGGAGTTAAATTCTGCCGGTATGAGGTATGCTGTGGTTGATGGAAAACAGAGACTTCAAGCAATATTTGATTTTCTAAGTAATGAAATGCCGTTGTCCGATAGTTTTGTATTGGAAGAGAATCCAAAACTAAAGCTCGCAGGGTTGTACTATAGGGATATTGTAGAAATTGCATTTCCGTTTGCCGAGCGAGTTGAAGAATTTCCAATGCCCGTGGTGCACGTTGTAACAGACGATGCGGCTAGAATTCGTGAATTGTTTTTGCGCCTGAATAAAGGAATCGTGCTCACAGGACCGGAAAAGCGCAACGCAATGATTGGAACCGTTCCCTCCGTAATCGCCGAAATTGCGCAACATGATTTCTTTGTTCAATGCACATCGTATAAAGATGACCGAGGAGAGAATCAAAATAATGCTGCGAAAATCTTGGCATTCGAGTTGCAAGACGATGTTACGGAAACGAAACGCGTAAATCTAGATAAGGTTGTCACAGACTTTGCTAATGAACATCAAAAGCTTGAGGTAGCAAAACTCGATGCCCAGCAGACACTAGACAAGCTCGCAGTCGTTTTCGGCGCGAAAGACAAATTGCTTAGATCGGCAGGAAGCGTGCCGGCCTTCTATTGGTTTGTTCGATCCATTGAAGTTGATCAGTTGCGACTCGTACGACCGTTCTTGGAAGCGTTTTATGAAGAGCTAAAAGAAAAAACAATCGCGTTCCTTACCAGCAACGACGACATCGCGCGCTACAAGGGCGCGCTTCGCAATATTAACGATCGCTCTTCACATTTAGAGCGAGTCAAAATTCTGAACAGTGCCTACGAAGAATGGCTGGGTATAGTAAAAAAACCACGTTCGTTTGAGGATGATGTTTTGGCCGATCCGCCCTCACCCGGGGGAGGACGTTAA
- a CDS encoding aldo/keto reductase has protein sequence MEYVKLGKTGLEVSRICLGCMTYGDPGKGTHAWSLKEEESRPLLRQAIEAGINFLDTANTYSNGSSEEIVGRAIKDFARREDIVLATKVFNRMRPGPNGAGLSRKAIFDEIDNSLRRLGTDYVDLYQIHRWDYTTPIEETLEALHDIVKAGKARYIGASSMYSWQFAKAIFTSRLNGWTEFVSMQNHLNLLYREEEREMLPFCEDQKIAVIPWSPLARGRLTRDWDETTARTQSDEFGKTLYTQAIDADRRVVEAVGAIAKARGIARAQVATAWLLQKSAVTAPIIGASKPGHIADAVASLSVKLTPEEIEALESPYIPHGVAGFK, from the coding sequence ATGGAATATGTGAAGCTTGGCAAAACCGGCCTTGAAGTGTCCCGCATCTGCCTGGGCTGCATGACCTATGGCGATCCCGGCAAGGGCACGCATGCCTGGTCGCTGAAGGAAGAGGAGAGCCGTCCGCTGCTTAGGCAGGCGATCGAGGCCGGCATCAACTTCCTCGATACGGCGAACACCTATTCCAACGGCTCGTCGGAGGAGATCGTCGGCCGCGCCATCAAGGATTTCGCGCGCCGCGAGGATATCGTCCTGGCAACCAAGGTGTTCAACCGCATGCGTCCCGGCCCGAACGGCGCCGGCCTGTCGCGCAAGGCGATCTTCGATGAGATCGATAACAGCCTGCGCCGCCTCGGCACCGACTATGTCGATCTCTACCAGATCCATCGCTGGGACTATACGACGCCGATCGAGGAAACGCTGGAAGCGCTGCACGATATCGTCAAGGCCGGCAAGGCCCGCTATATCGGCGCCTCCTCGATGTATTCCTGGCAATTCGCCAAGGCGATCTTCACCTCGCGCCTCAACGGCTGGACCGAATTCGTCAGCATGCAGAACCACCTGAACCTGCTCTATCGCGAGGAAGAGCGCGAAATGCTGCCCTTCTGCGAAGACCAGAAGATCGCGGTCATTCCCTGGAGCCCGCTTGCCCGCGGCCGCCTCACTCGCGACTGGGACGAGACGACGGCCCGCACGCAAAGCGACGAATTCGGCAAGACGCTTTACACTCAGGCAATCGACGCCGACCGCAGGGTTGTCGAAGCCGTCGGCGCCATCGCCAAGGCCCGCGGCATCGCACGCGCCCAGGTCGCCACAGCCTGGCTCCTGCAGAAAAGCGCCGTCACCGCCCCGATCATCGGCGCCTCCAAACCCGGCCACATCGCCGACGCCGTCGCCTCGCTTTCGGTGAAACTGACGCCCGAGGAGATCGAAGCGCTGGAATCGCCTTACATTCCGCATGGGGTTGCCGGCTTCAAGTGA
- a CDS encoding MFS transporter, with protein MVSTVLASTLARRNIHYGWVVVGATFLTMLVTAGAMGAPGVLIKPLEDEFGWSTSSISSALAVRLVLFGLMGPFAAAFMNHFGVRKVIVFALITICAGFIGSLFMTQVWQLLLCWGIVIGFGTGLTAMVLAATVSTRWFTKHRGLVVGMLSASSATGQLVFLPLMAELTQRYGWRTTVLFVCAMIVIAALVVLLLMRDRPADVNLPLVGELHVSPTPPATKNLKAALASPLVILKEASTSSTFWILAATFFICGLSTNGLIQTHFVTLCGDFGIVPVAAASVLAVMGIFDFFGTIGSGWLSDRFDNRWLLFWYYGLRGLSLIYLPFSNFTFYGLSIFAVFYGLDWIATVPPTVKIAADRFGREKAGLVFGWVFAAHQLGAATAAYGAGLSRTELSTYLPAFFIAGAFCVLAAILALTISRSGSTDKAPAMAH; from the coding sequence ATGGTTTCCACAGTCCTTGCTTCGACGCTTGCCCGGCGCAACATCCACTATGGATGGGTCGTCGTCGGCGCCACTTTCCTCACCATGCTGGTCACCGCCGGCGCCATGGGGGCGCCCGGCGTGCTCATCAAGCCCCTGGAAGACGAATTCGGCTGGAGCACATCCTCCATCTCCTCCGCGCTTGCCGTCCGCCTGGTATTGTTCGGCCTAATGGGTCCGTTCGCCGCAGCGTTCATGAATCATTTCGGTGTCCGCAAGGTCATCGTCTTCGCGCTGATCACCATCTGCGCCGGCTTCATCGGCTCGCTGTTCATGACGCAGGTCTGGCAGTTGCTGCTCTGCTGGGGCATCGTCATCGGCTTCGGCACCGGCCTTACCGCCATGGTACTGGCCGCAACGGTATCGACGCGCTGGTTCACCAAGCATCGCGGCCTCGTCGTCGGCATGCTCTCGGCAAGCTCGGCCACCGGCCAGCTCGTTTTCCTGCCGCTGATGGCGGAGCTGACGCAACGTTACGGCTGGCGCACCACCGTACTCTTCGTCTGCGCCATGATCGTCATCGCTGCTTTGGTCGTGCTGCTGCTGATGCGCGACCGCCCGGCCGACGTCAATCTGCCGCTCGTCGGTGAACTCCATGTTTCGCCGACGCCGCCCGCCACCAAGAACCTCAAGGCGGCCCTGGCCTCGCCCCTCGTCATCCTGAAGGAAGCATCCACGAGTTCCACTTTCTGGATCCTCGCCGCCACCTTCTTCATCTGCGGCCTTTCGACCAACGGCCTGATCCAAACGCATTTCGTCACGCTCTGCGGCGATTTCGGCATCGTGCCGGTGGCCGCCGCCAGTGTGCTTGCCGTCATGGGCATCTTCGATTTCTTCGGCACGATCGGCTCCGGCTGGCTGTCCGACCGCTTCGACAATCGCTGGCTGCTCTTCTGGTATTACGGCCTGCGCGGCCTGTCGCTGATCTACCTGCCCTTCAGCAACTTCACTTTCTACGGCCTGTCGATCTTCGCCGTCTTCTACGGTCTCGACTGGATCGCCACCGTGCCACCGACCGTCAAGATCGCCGCCGACCGCTTCGGCCGCGAAAAAGCCGGTCTCGTCTTCGGCTGGGTCTTCGCCGCCCACCAGCTCGGCGCCGCCACAGCAGCTTATGGCGCCGGCCTGTCGCGCACCGAACTCAGCACCTACCTGCCCGCCTTTTTCATCGCCGGCGCCTTCTGCGTGCTCGCCGCAATCCTGGCGCTGACGATCAGCCGCTCCGGCTCGACTGACAAGGCCCCGGCAATGGCCCACTGA
- the gluQRS gene encoding tRNA glutamyl-Q(34) synthetase GluQRS, translating into MNAIPRQKPIFRFAPSPNGPLHLGHALSAILNHDMADEAGGRFLLRIEDIDQARCTPEFEAGIFADLAWLGLSWEKPVRRQSEHLPAYEAAIQSLIARDLVYPAFLTRGEVKARVAAGAASGSPWPRDPDGTPLYPPDDRLRSKEERKQLLGTGLKHAWRLDMEKAVAAVGEPLHWQESGDGERGDILANPGAWGDVVLSRSDAPSSYHLSVVVDDAAQGVTHVVRGLDLFHATSVHRLLQALLDLPQPLYHHHRLILGEDGKKLSKSQGDTGIAEWRRHGWSPAELRRRIGL; encoded by the coding sequence ATGAACGCGATTCCCCGTCAAAAGCCGATATTCCGTTTTGCGCCGAGCCCGAACGGCCCGTTGCATCTCGGCCACGCGCTGTCGGCGATTCTCAATCACGACATGGCGGATGAGGCCGGCGGCCGTTTCCTGCTGCGCATCGAAGACATAGATCAGGCCCGCTGCACACCCGAATTCGAAGCGGGCATATTTGCCGATCTCGCCTGGCTGGGCCTTTCCTGGGAAAAACCGGTGCGCCGGCAGTCCGAACATCTCCCGGCCTACGAAGCCGCCATACAGTCGCTCATCGCGCGCGACCTCGTCTACCCCGCCTTTCTGACGCGCGGCGAGGTGAAGGCGCGGGTCGCAGCCGGCGCCGCCAGCGGCAGCCCGTGGCCGCGTGATCCGGACGGCACGCCGCTTTACCCGCCCGACGATCGCCTGCGCAGCAAAGAGGAAAGGAAGCAATTGCTGGGCACCGGCCTCAAGCATGCCTGGCGGCTCGACATGGAAAAAGCCGTCGCCGCGGTCGGGGAGCCGCTGCATTGGCAGGAAAGCGGCGATGGCGAGAGGGGCGATATTCTTGCCAATCCCGGCGCCTGGGGCGATGTCGTGCTGTCACGCTCCGATGCGCCGTCGAGCTATCATCTCTCCGTGGTCGTCGACGATGCGGCGCAGGGCGTCACCCATGTCGTCCGCGGTCTCGACCTCTTTCACGCCACCTCGGTCCACCGGCTGCTGCAGGCTCTGCTCGATCTGCCGCAGCCGCTCTATCATCATCATCGGTTGATTCTCGGCGAGGATGGCAAGAAGCTGTCGAAGAGCCAGGGCGACACCGGCATTGCCGAATGGCGCCGGCATGGCTGGTCACCTGCGGAGCTTCGCCGCCGCATCGGCCTCTGA
- a CDS encoding AMP-binding protein: MKLPPRNSYDALYRDFRWDIPAKFNIGRVVCDDWAEREPDRVCLEHFSPDGSHLAMTYGELRDRSAAFANALTALGVRSGDRVALLLPQSFETVIAHVAIYKMGAIALPLALLFGAEALEYRLTVSGTSAIVTNQFGLTRLRPIRDRLPALAHVISIDGVGEGVAGFAELVAAHPPLFEVADTGPDDPALMIFTSGTTGPPKGALHGHRVLPGHIPGMQFAHEGFPQAGDKLWTPSDWAWAGGLLNALLPSLMLGVPVVSSPAQKFDAHMAFRIMAEMGVRNAFIPPTALRLLKSVSNPRALYDLKLRTVGSAGEALGRETYEWARSALGVTVNEFFGQTECNFVLSSSAAFGVSRGGSTGKPVPGHRVAIVDADGREMPVGESGQIAIQWPDPVMFLGYWQDEKATEAKFAGDWLLTGDLGRQDADGYISFIGRDDDVITSSGYRIGPSEIEDCLGGHPAVQLAAAVGKPDVVRTEIVKAYVVLTSGFEPGEALAAEICDWVKTRLSMHEYPREIEFVDALPLTTSGKVIRRLLRDRAVAEALEANRMSSAS; the protein is encoded by the coding sequence ATGAAACTGCCCCCTCGCAACAGCTATGACGCCCTATATCGCGATTTTCGTTGGGACATTCCGGCGAAATTCAATATCGGGCGCGTGGTTTGCGACGATTGGGCGGAGCGAGAGCCGGACCGGGTCTGCCTTGAGCATTTCAGCCCGGACGGCAGCCATCTGGCGATGACCTATGGCGAGCTGCGGGACCGTTCCGCCGCTTTTGCCAATGCGTTGACGGCGCTCGGCGTGCGGTCAGGCGATCGGGTGGCGCTGCTTTTGCCACAGAGTTTCGAGACAGTCATCGCGCATGTCGCGATCTACAAGATGGGAGCAATTGCCCTGCCGCTGGCGCTGCTTTTCGGTGCGGAAGCATTGGAATACCGGCTGACAGTTTCGGGAACCTCGGCGATCGTCACTAATCAGTTCGGCCTCACGCGGCTGCGGCCGATCCGCGATCGCTTGCCAGCCCTCGCGCATGTGATCAGCATCGACGGCGTCGGGGAGGGTGTCGCCGGTTTTGCCGAGCTCGTTGCGGCGCATCCGCCGCTTTTCGAGGTGGCGGATACCGGACCTGACGATCCGGCGCTGATGATTTTCACCTCAGGCACCACCGGCCCGCCGAAGGGTGCGTTGCACGGGCATCGCGTTTTGCCGGGGCATATTCCCGGCATGCAGTTCGCCCACGAAGGTTTTCCGCAAGCGGGCGATAAACTTTGGACGCCGTCGGATTGGGCCTGGGCGGGCGGTCTGCTGAATGCGCTGCTGCCGAGCCTGATGCTCGGCGTGCCCGTCGTCTCCTCGCCGGCGCAGAAATTCGATGCGCACATGGCCTTCCGCATCATGGCCGAGATGGGCGTGCGAAACGCCTTTATTCCGCCGACCGCCTTGCGGCTGCTGAAGTCGGTGAGCAATCCCCGGGCGCTTTACGATCTCAAGCTGCGCACCGTCGGCTCGGCCGGCGAGGCGCTCGGGCGCGAGACCTATGAATGGGCGCGTTCCGCCCTCGGGGTCACCGTCAACGAGTTTTTCGGCCAGACCGAATGCAATTTCGTTCTCTCCTCCAGCGCCGCCTTCGGCGTCAGCCGTGGCGGGTCGACCGGCAAGCCCGTGCCCGGCCATCGCGTTGCGATCGTCGATGCGGATGGCAGGGAGATGCCGGTCGGTGAGAGCGGGCAGATCGCTATCCAGTGGCCCGATCCGGTGATGTTCCTCGGCTACTGGCAGGACGAGAAGGCGACGGAGGCGAAATTCGCCGGCGACTGGCTGTTGACCGGTGATCTCGGCCGGCAGGATGCGGACGGCTATATTTCCTTTATCGGCCGCGACGACGATGTCATCACCTCGTCGGGCTATCGCATCGGCCCCAGCGAGATCGAGGACTGTCTCGGCGGTCATCCAGCCGTGCAACTGGCCGCCGCCGTCGGCAAGCCGGATGTGGTGCGCACGGAGATCGTCAAGGCCTATGTGGTTCTCACGTCCGGCTTCGAGCCGGGCGAGGCGCTGGCCGCCGAAATCTGCGACTGGGTGAAAACGCGGCTTTCCATGCACGAATATCCGCGCGAGATCGAGTTTGTCGATGCCCTGCCGCTGACGACATCGGGTAAGGTCATCCGCCGCCTGCTGCGCGACCGCGCGGTGGCCGAGGCTCTGGAAGCAAACCGGATGTCTAGCGCTTCGTAA